The following proteins come from a genomic window of Venturia canescens isolate UGA chromosome 4, ASM1945775v1, whole genome shotgun sequence:
- the LOC122409858 gene encoding tRNA (guanine(37)-N1)-methyltransferase, with product MSSLMVPPASVRGMTRLDRDSFTKTILVPCFKLGPTKLSEVTPTLKKYILKLKNLKPIQTKENQTIVYLDPKKIVSMDDIDPADVEILRKYVKDIEQLELTLKYENWQSDDIFRAVLPENIEIPTSFSKIGHIVHLNLRDSQLPYKNLIGEVLLDNVPQARSVVNKLNVIDTTYRHFSMEILAGENDTVATVKENGFTYKFDFAKVYWNPRLSTEHAKLLTLMKKGDVLYDVFAGVGPFAVPAARKGIKVLANDLNPESYKWLKHNAGSNKVQNFQAYNKDGRDFLLEEVKTDILERINEKLCGMQHIAMNLPALAVEFLDILRGWFNDDDTKKVCENPPIVHLYCFVKTDKGDDPSSLAKLLVEEKIGCSLSNEALKVIHHVRNVSPNKEMMRVSFAVMENMIREEEPSRKRPKIDTSEKFIDNNIAGCNGKEQEKCKDEKCI from the coding sequence ATGAGTTCCTTGATGGTTCCTCCCGCCTCTGTGCGAGGCATGACTCGTCTCGATCGTGATTCTTTTACAAAAACGATTCTCGTACCTTGTTTCAAATTGGGCCCAACAAAGCTTTCCGAAGTAACACCAACTCTGAAGAAATATATACTGAAACTTAAAAATCTAAAACCCATCcaaacgaaagaaaatcaaACGATCGTTTATTTGgatccgaaaaaaattgtgagcaTGGACGACATCGACCCTGCAgacgttgaaattttgaggaaaTATGTGAAGGACATAGAGCAATTGGAATTGACCTTGAAATACGAGAATTGGCAATCAGACGATATTTTCAGAGCAGTTCTGCCTGAAAACATAGAAATTCCAACATCTTTCAGTAAGATAGGACACATAGTTCACTTGAATCTCAGAGACTCCCAACTCCCATACAAAAATCTCATTGGAGAAGTTCTTCTGGATAATGTTCCTCAAGCTCGTTCAGTCGTCAACAAATTAAATGTCATAGACACAACTTACAGACACTTTTCCATGGAGATTTTAGCTGGTGAAAATGACACAGTAGCTACAGTCAAAGAAAATGGTTTCACATATAAATTTGATTTTGCAAAGGTATATTGGAATCCTAGACTGTCTACCGAACATGCTAAACTTCTGACTCTCATGAAAAAGGGTGACGTTCTCTATGATGTATTTGCCGGGGTAGGGCCATTTGCAGTTCCTGCTGCTCGCAAAGGTATTAAAGTTCTGGCCAACGATTTGAATCCTGAATCTTACAAATGGCTCAAACATAACGCAGGGAGTAACAAGGTTCAGAATTTTCAAGCATACAACAAAGATGGTAGAGATTTCCTACTTGAAGAGGTGAAAACTGATATTTTGGAaagaattaatgaaaaattatgtggCATGCAACATATTGCTATGAATTTGCCTGCTTTGGCTGTTGAGTTTCTTGATATTCTTCGAGGCTGGTTTAATGATGACGATACAAAAAAAGTGTGTGAAAATCCACCCATAGTCCATCTCTATTGCTTCGTTAAAACTGACAAAGGTGATGATCCATCGAGCCTCGCTAAACTCCtcgttgaggaaaaaattggtTGTTCACTCAGCAACGAAGCTCTAAAAGTCATTCATCACGTTAGGAATGTTTCGCCTAATAAAGAAATGATGAGGGTTTCATTCGCAGTAATGGAGAATATGATCAGAGAGGAGGAACCATCAAGGAAGCGGCCAAAGATTGATActtctgaaaaatttattgacaataaTATTGCAGGCTGTAATGGGAAAGAAcaagaaaaatgtaaagacgaaaaatgtatttaa